The Coccidioides posadasii str. Silveira chromosome 3, complete sequence genome contains a region encoding:
- a CDS encoding uncharacterized protein (EggNog:ENOG410PH06~COG:O~MEROPS:MER0002475~BUSCO:701at33183) has product MEVAVETPAPISRQPESFDPMPIEAPEQAPLSQNVVVPPSDQPSEDPSMPTESGAPDRPAESDAPADENPIDQTPSNPEQSTNSVNEETSIDTFVDPAANSIVPQATTAEPEDSGDPADSASGGDTSSDGSTRPTSEDSAESNGSTSEEDSPEDNEDKTEEEPAYWADIVEDTSVPDEAELKEIESAGADCSTYEYDYWEKTFYRSLDDPEYRASEKARLTWKIKGVRGTKEKPNRATIMRSPAAYVGGYYWTIKFFPRGNSVSSLSIYVECSATPPEPDKEIPQTEFKVLKGAPDADLSKLAPAVELSLPATVDTKKPRSKQASSKDEAQTGETEVENNENSGRSTPAETKEEEKKDWRVSAQIGVILYNPNEPRTGWMQSSSHQFNPHNVDWGWTHFHGPWDQIHKRHHGQRQALLRDDTLAFDAYIQIFDDPTQSLWWHASDSEPVWDSFSLTGYRPWGDPMVNHRHEVAGLVTWLMMASFRDVIQSVDILEHLTNPNVKPRPLCDALQRLLWSLRPQSGLSTSFIDTDQVTTTLRNLHEFSGDVTDFWERLRRTLELELAGTDAIDKLAKIFDSPRIENTADGFGDSVSVNHIPREANGGIRVSAAKANSIQQAAKNYLDGKPGKWSLPSVFHVELVRQTFDKSTRQWNMLYDRVKLDETLDLSECVVDGQVGKYSLYGLVVHKGSRSSGRFYSILRPGGPNTRWLAFEDASDNKIECLTKKAALEAHEGVDASNLKKIDKSGADVAVVVVYIRDDVISQYLTGKLEPWQVGELHQHYFMNGYYHLNRELKNGLPPTVKVELFSLSDFSIIEKSIVDSYDLMAVARATGQYNTLSVPGNTTFMELRKKIASLKSTEIHERIRIWQLGARKPLFAPTLNFQIIYDLTDVVMSFELSVLRLWVYVLSDEEARFFAVRDQVSDSQPFDELPPEEPVPSNEEPENSQENIAGSQDAAVPNGTDDTEMNDAPAENREEAATVTPDQAPQPPAEQEPQSTSGQPMPNETVSANNGEGGTSDDTPMQDAIVPAGQENVNNDTAMDDDAAIAAVIAQDLAEYERAESMETEPSPAPESTQQTNVNDTQQQPLSTQTEEPPNVSSEEAPEETAPQTDTTQETSQPPPANDDDVTMEGGPPVNSSERQQGTTEAEDNNTDQATVDSNSTLPISELVPPRSHVYYFIQRFDAEKQELNTIGTFFATKSETIKESIRTALGFEKNKQFLLWHRVDGISVVAISSVEIFDDIVGYTDGECFIVGDVIGKNERMKLAEAGLFSSPDRLVRYLWAVGRKHPTKSFTGTKTTEATYNGDYYSGEFKNGYYHGKGTHISESGATYTGDFVLGERQGTGTMEYATGDTYTGDWVEDQRHGQGTFVERKTGNKYVGGYRNGKRHGKGISYWEVADEEMDLCQICYSENQDSLFYSCGHVCACLSCARQVDICPMCRKKVLNVVKIYKS; this is encoded by the exons ATGGAGGTCGCTGTCGAAACTCCAGCTCCTATCAGCCGACAGCCGGAATCCTTCGATCCCATGCCCATAGAAGCTCCGGAGCAAGCCCCGTTATCTCAGAATGTTGTCGTCCCGCCTTCAGATCAACCCTCTGAGGATCCTTCTATGCCCACAGAGTCAGGAGCACCCGATCGACCTGCTGAATCTGACGCTCCGGCCGACGAAAACCCAATAGACCAAACGCCTTCCAACCCGGAGCAATCAACAAACTCCGTAAATGAAGAAACGAGCATTGATACCTTCGTTGACCCCGCCGCCAATTCTATTGTGCCGCAGGCAACCACCGCAGAACCAGAAGATTCGGGTGATCCTGCCGATTCCGCGTCGGGTGGTGATACCTCCTCTGACGGTTCCACAAGGCCTACATCAGAAGATTCTGCCGAGTCAAATGGCTCTACCAGCGAAGAGGATAGCCCAGAAGATAATGAGGACAAGACAGAGGAAGAACCAGCATATTGGGCAGATATTGTCGAGGATACATCAGTACCGGATGAGGCTGAATTGAAAGAAATCGAGTCCGCGGGTGCGGACTGCAGTACATATGAAT ATGACTACTGGGAGAAAACCTTTTATCGGAGCCTCGATGATCCAGAGTACAGAGCTTCGGAGAAGGCCCGTCTAACTTGGAAAATTAAAGGAGTTCGTGGCACCAAGGAGAAGCCCAATCGTGCTACCATTATGCGTTCGCCCGCGGCGTACGTTGGTGGCTATTATTGGACCATCAAATTCTTCCCGCGAGGCAACTCGGTGTCGTCACTGAGTATCTACGTTGAGTGCTCAGCGACACCTCCCGAGCCGGACAAGGAGATCCCCCAGACTGAATTCAAGGTTCTCAAGGGTGCGCCAGATGCTGATTTGAGCAAGTTGGCTCCGGCCGTTGAACTATCACTCCCCGCAACAGTAGATACCAAGAAGCCCCGATCAAAACAAGCATCGTCCAAAGATGAAGCCCAAACAGGGGAGACAGAAGTTGAAAATAACGAAAACTCTGGCAGGTCCACACCCGCCGAAacgaaagaagaggaaaaaaaggattgGAGAGTTTCAGCGCAAATTGGCGTGATTTTATACAACCCCAATGAGCCACGGACAGGGTGGATGCAGTCGTCTTCCCATCAGTTCAATCCCCACAACGTTGACTGGGGCTGGACCCACTTTCATGGACCTTGGGATCAGATTCACAAGCGCCACCACGGTCAACGCCAGGCTCTTTTGCGAGATGATACCCTCGCTTTCGATGCATATATTCAAATTTTCGACGATCCGACGCAATCTCTATGGTGGCATGCCAGTGACTCAGAACCAGTCTGGGATAGCTTTAGCTTGACGGGATACCGGCCATGGGGCGATCCCATGGTGAACCATAGACATGAGGTTGCGGGGCTGGTTACGTGGCTCATGATGGCTTCTTTCCGTGATGTTATCCAGAGCGTAGACATCCTCGAGCATCTTACAAATCCCAACGTCAAGCCAAGGCCTTTGTGCGACGCACTCCAGCGGTTGCTGTGGTCTCTACGACCCCAGTCCGGATTATCTACATCTTTTATTGATACCGACCAGGTCACAACAACCCTCCGTAACCTTCATGAGTTCTCGGGAGATGTCACGGACTTCTGGGAACGTCTACGTCGAACATTGGAACTGGAGCTTGCCGGAACTGACGCAATCGATAAGCTTGCGAAGATCTTCGACAGCCCACGCATCGAAAATACCGCAGATGGGTTCGGCGACAGTGTTTCGGTCAATCACATTCCCCGCGAGGCCAATGGCGGTATCAGAGTCTCTGCTGCCAAAGCAAATAGCATACAGCAGGCTGCAAAGAATTATCTGGATGGAAAACCGGGGAAATGGTCCTTGCCATCGGTTTTCCACGTTGAGTTGGTGCGACAGACTTTCGATAAAAGCACCCGCCAGTGGAACATGCTTTATGATCGTGTCAAGCTGGACGAAACTTTGGATTTGTCCGAATGTGTTGTCGACGGCCAAGTGGGCAAATATAGCCTGTATGGGCTGGTTGTTCACAAGGGAAGCCGATCATCAGGGCGGTTCTACAGTATTCTGCGCCCCGGCGGGCCCAATACCCGTTGGCTAGCTTTTGAGGATGCAAGTGACAATAAGATTGAGTGCCTGACCAAAAAGGCTGCACTTGAAGCTCACGAAGGCGTCGATGCCAGCAAcctaaagaagattgacaagTCCGGTGCTGATGTCGCTGTCGTCGTGGTTTACATCCGTGACGATGTGATATCGCAATACTTGACAGGAAAGCTTGAGCCCTGGCAAGTTGGGGAGCTTCACCAGCATTATTTTATGAATGGCTACTATCATCTAAATCGTGAGTTGAAGAATGGCCTACCACCCACGGTCAAGGTTGAGCTCTTCAGTCTTTCAGACTTCTCCATAATTGAGAAGAGTATCGTCGACTCTTATGATCTAATGGCAGTTGCGAGAGCAACGGGCCAATACAATACTCTTTCTGTCCCTGGCAACACAACCTTCATGGAATTACGAAAGAAAATTGCGTCCTTGAAGTCGACGGAAATCCACGAACGTATCCGAATCTGGCAACTTGGTGCGAGGAAGCCTCTTTTCGCTCCAACACTCAACTTCCAAATTATTTATGATCTCACTGATGTTGTTATGAGCTTTGAATTGAGCGTTTTGCGGCTGTGGGTGTACGTTTTGTCCGATGAAGAAGCTCGGTTTTTTGCCGTGCGGGATCAAGTCAGTGATAGCCAGCCTTTTGATGAACTTCCACCGGAGGAGCCTGTGCCTTCAAACGAAGAACCTGAGAATTCCCAGGAAAATATTGCTGGGTCTCAAGATGCCGCAGTCCCTAATGGAACAGATGACACAGAGATGAATGATGCTCCAGCGGAAAATCGTGAAGAAGCGGCTACTGTTACCCCTGATCAGGCACCCCAACCCCCAGCCGAACAAGAACCACAGTCGACATCTGGTCAGCCTATGCCTAATGAAACCGTATCCGCTAATAACGGCGAAGGTGGCACTTCCGATGATACTCCGATGCAAGATGCTATTGTGCCGGCGGGACAGGAGAATGTGAATAACGACACGGCCATGGACGACGACGCAGCTATCGCTGCGGTGATTGCGCAGGACCTTGCAGAATATGAGAGGGCTGAATCTATGGAGACAGAACCTTCCCCGGCCCCTGAGAGTACTCAGCAAACGAATGTAAATGATACCCAACAACAACCTCTTTCCACACAGACCGAAGAGCCCCCTAATGTGTCTTCAGAGGAAGCGCCTGAAGAGACCGCTCCACAAACCGATACCACACAGGAAACCTCCCAGCCACCACCAGCCAATGATGACGACGTAACTATGGAGGGCGGCCCTCCCGTTAACTCTTCGGAGAGGCAACAGGGCACTACTGAAGCTGAGGACAATAATACTGATCAAGCAACTGTTGACTCGAATTCGACGTTGCCGATTTCCGAGCTTGTACCCCCACGATCACATGTGTATTACTTTATTCAGAGATTTGACGCAGAAAAGCAAGAGTTAAACACCATTGGAACATTTTTTGCCACGAAGAGCGAAACCATTAAAGAATCTATTCGCACAGCTCTTGGgtttgagaagaataagcAGTTTCTTTTGTGGCATCGGGTTGATGGAATCTCCGTCGTTGCTATTTCGTCGGTTGAGATCTTTGATGATATAGTTGGATACACTGATGGGGAGTGTTTTATTGTGGGCGATGTTATCGGAAAAAATGA ACGTATGAAACTTGCAGAAGCAGGATTGTTCTCTTCCCCAGATAGACTTGTCCGTTATTTGTGGGCAGTGGGACGGAAACACCCCACCAAATCTTTTACTGGGACAAAAACCACCGAAGCCACATACAATGGCGATTACTACTCTGGCGAATTCAAGAATGGctactaccatggcaaagGTACCCATATTTCGGAAAGCGGCGCCACGTATACCGGCGATTTCGTCTTGGGCGAACGACAAGGAACCGGTACCATGGAATACGCCACCGGTGACACATACACCGGGGATTGGGTCGAGGACCAACGCCATGGCCAAGGAACTTTCGTCGAGCGCAAGACCGGCAACAAGTACGTTGGCGGGTACCGCAACGGCAAGCGCCATGGCAAAGGTATCAGCTATTGGGAGGTCGCTGACGAAGAGATGGACCTCTGCCAGATCTGCTATAGCGAGAATCAAGACTCGCTGTTTTACAGCTGCGGACACGTGTGTGCCTGTTTGAGCTGCGCCAGACAGGTAGATATCTGTCCAATGTGCCGGAAGAAAGTTCTTAATGTGGTTAAGATCTACAAGAGCTGA
- a CDS encoding uncharacterized protein (EggNog:ENOG410PNRM~COG:S~TransMembrane:2 (i186-205o225-248i)) — MGSKLPFPPLLPDPETLPEPDLYPDKQTTTNDLAEEEEEVEEEDDDDGIAFGEHADFRSHYTSPPSLDELDEDSGSLNDEEEDEEEDGEADDDDGIAIHKPFLQSTGSLPNAFAPPFYNRPPTPLPPSPSLTSLLRPSFSANTSRPTTPDSSDVETPNDTEAAVAKSARIATTVPRASPKVPTYEYYGFVLYLTSSLAFLMYLLWSFLPSPFLHQLGIYYYPNRWWSLAIPSFLVMTIIYIYVALAAYNTGYLTLPMNNIENLVDDVANIAVIDSKGRRRPGGSEKMNPDATTAQTMGAQKKKLEWKAIWNEGTDAVMDIPVGGVCEVLYGDEGNGEDLESEHTGIGGK; from the exons ATGGGCTCCAAGCTGCCCTTCCCTCCTCTCCTCCCAGATCCAGAAACGCTTCCTGAACCGGACTTGTATCCGGACAAGCAAACCACGACCAATGATTTagccgaagaagaagaagaagtggaagaggaggatgacgatgacggcATCGCCTTTGGTGAACATGCTGATTTTCGATCCCACTATACGTCTCCTCCATCGCTCGATGAGTTGGACGAGGATTCCGGCTCGCTGAAtgacgaggaggaggacgaagaagaggatggAGAAGcggacgatgatgatggtaTTGCCATTCACAAGCCGTTCCTACAATCCACCGGGTCTCTACCTAATGCGTTTGCCCCGCCGTTCTACAATCGTCCACCAACACCTCTTCCGCCCTCGCCCTCATTGACTTCGCTGCTGCGACCGTCGTTTTCGGCGAATACCTCTCGCCCAACGACGCCGGATAGCTCTGATGTAGAGACTCCAAATGATACAGAAGCAGCGGTGGCAAAGTCCGCGCGGATCGCAACGACGGTACCAAGGGCCAGTCCGAAAGTGCCAACGTATGAGTACTATGGCTTTGTGTTGTACCTGACCTCCTCATTGGCATTTC TAATGTACTTATTATGGTCCTTCCTCCCATCTCCATTCCTCCATCAGTTGGGGATATACTACTATCCCAACCGCTGGTGGTCCCTTGCCATCCCTTCCTTCCTGGTTATGACGATTATCTACATTTACGTAGCGCTCGCGGCGTATAACACCGGATACCTTACCCTTCCGATGAATAATATTGAGAACCTTGTTGATGATGTCGCGAACATTGCTGTCATTGACAGCAAAGGTAGGCGCAGGCCCGGTGGATCGGAAAAGATGAATCCCGATGCAACGACTGCACAGACAATGGGTgctcagaagaagaaattagAGTGGAAGGCTATTTGGAATGAGGGCACGGATGCAGTGATGGATATCCCGGTTGGGGGCGTATGTGAAGTGCTGTATGGCGACGAAGGGAA